The genomic interval AAAACACCCCATCGACCGCCCacactccccctcttcctccccgtCTCTGTTCTCTCCTTCGGCCGTTGCAAGTACATTCGAACCCCGGCGCTAAAgatgagagagagtgtgtgtgtgcccgctTTGATCATTTTATTTGAAGATAACTTAATCGATACAGTCGGACACCAGACCCAACAACGCGTGCGGTTTGGCTCTGGGCAGCAAAGATGTGTATCGGGACCCCCATGGGAAAGAAGGGGTGGCGATTCTCAAAGGGGCGACCGAGACAAgctttcgcttttcttcaGCACGTGCCCACTCGCtgggccacacacacacacacacacgcgaggtCAAGTCCCCACTCTGCCCTCACCCCAGGCCCCACCGCCTGGTGCggagcagccgtagacacacacgcgttacagcaatgcgccgactcaccGTCACCTGAGCACGATCCCTGCCCCAAACTCCACCCATTCCCCACTTTGCACGGCGCCTCACAGCCGTCCCCatcatgccggtcgccacccgGGGCATCCCCCGAGGTGGcactcaggctccccaccccagtgggcagcgagggccgggtgaggtgCGCTCGAGTCACCTTGAAGCTTCGCCCAACATACgggtggcacaagcgtgttcGCCGTCGCAGGCCGCGCTGTCCAGGACCTGACTACCGACACCAGTAGCGGTAAAATCGCTCGGACTTCGcccacgtcgtaggtgcttgaccctgcCATCACGAGAagtggttcggcattggcagagggatagagaggggggttgcttggcttccccacacagagtgtgGGTACGGGAGCCtggatgccacgcactgaggtgggACCCGTCATCAGGGGTGCAGGACAGCGAGCAGAAGCACGAGAGGATGGATGAGTGGGGGGGGCGAGTTGGGTGGAGAGTCGCATACAGAGAATAAGAAGATGAGAACAAGAGCCACCGTGGCAACAAACGCtggcagcaccaacagcagcgacacgtaCACCAGGTTATGGTGCTCCAGGTGAGCAACCTCTGCTtcattctctttcttcccttcttccccatcCCACCTCACCCCTTTTTCCATCCAAGATCACCCCAGCACCTAAACCTAATCATAGACATCGTGGGACGCGacactcacacccacacccacacccaccctcACAGACAAACAAATGAAAGCGGTAGGGAAAGAGGTGCCCCTCTAGACACCCCGGTGCAATCCTGCCCACACACGGACTCCTGCATCGGCACAGACACTGCGGCTGTCcacggaagagagaagaggggaagaggagttGCCTTCTCACCCGTTGCGCATCTTCTCATCTCTCGCCGCCGCATACCTCAGTGCTCGCGCACAAAGAACGTGTGCATGATGATGACCAATATGATGCACATGAGCCAGAAAAATGGGTAGCCGTACTCCCACGTCAGCTCCGGAAAGCGCTTCTGAAAGTTCATCCCATACACGCCAGCCAGGAATGTCACCGGCGTAAAGAGCATCGTCACGCGCGTCAGCACGGCCATCAACTCAGTTGTGCGGAAGCTCTGCAGAGAGATGTGCAGGTTCAGCAGCGTCTTGGCGTCGTCCCGCACCTCCATCGCGCGGTCGCTGATCTCGATGCACGACGAGCACATCTGCTCTGCCATCTCCCGCGAGCACAGCCGCAACTTTGTGAATGCCTTGGCCAGCACTATCTGGGTGACGTTCAGCATCCGGTGCTGCACGCTCGTGCGACGGTGCAAGTGGTGCAGGAAACTGTTCATCTCCCCTTTGGTCATCGGTGAGTGGTCCTTCTCGTCCAGCAGCCGGTGAAGAAACGGCGACCGCGAGCTTCCAGCGAAGTGGCGCAGAATTCGCTTGTCGATGTAGTGGTCCGACACCGCCGGCGTCGACACGGACTGCTTCTCCACGAACAGCTTCGCTTCGCACTTTTCAAGCAATGCCGTGTGCACGTCGAGGCTGAGTTGATACGTGTAGATCGCGTCGTCGATGATCTTCAGGAGAAACTCCTGGAAGGATACATTATTGTTCTCGATGACCCTCTTCCACTGTGCGCGTAGGTTCGCCATGCCATGCGTGTCGacgcggtgcagcgtgaTGACGACGTGCTGTTTCAGGTCAACCACAATAATCCATCGATTCGTCAGCTCCATCACGCTGTCGTCAGAGATGGAGATCTTGTCGGTTGCCACGCGTAGGTTGAGCAGGTACTGGCCAGGGTAGATGGGCGACTCGCAAACCTGCGGCAACACCAGCGTGTGCTCGCGCTCAACCAGGAACGACTCGCACAACTTGAAGCGGTCCGTTAGGTAGCGCAGCGTCGCGTTGTATCGTTGCCGACTGGGGTCTCTGCCCGTCACGTCCACCCAATACCAGTTGAAGCTCTGCTCAAAGTACGAGGACCTGGCTCTGCGGGATGTGGAAGAAGagcgcgtcgtcgtcatctcCCAGGCGCGCCGTTCCTCTAGCGTCATCTCGGCCAACTGGAAGATCTGAGAGTCTTGGGCCGGCATCGCCACCATGGTCGGCTCATCGTGGCCGGGTCTGGAGACGGATGCACGCAGCTTGGCTGGAATGACCTGGGACTGTCCTTTGTGAACGAAGATTGGGTCACGGAGCTGGGAGGTCTGCAGCTCGACGTTGCTGAAATGATTGCCGGAGCCGCCGCGGCTATTGAAGTAGTGAATGCGCACGACATCCTCCCTACGGAGTGCCGTGCGCATGGCCGGTGCCGGACCAACGACGCGAGCGCCATCGTCCCGGCTCAAGAAGGCGCCGTACTTGGCCTTGTCGCGGCCGTCGGACGCGATGTGGcgggcgacgctgctgcctgtcGCTGCGGTCGCGGAGCCGACAGAACCGCTGCCGAGGGACACGAAGACGCCGTCTTTGGTGCCTGGTGCGGCGGCTAGTGCTGGcgtcggcaccgctgctccacTTCCTACGTTGCTTGGGAGAGGATCTTCAGAGGGAATTTCCTGGTAGCCGTTTCGCCTGTGTGCGCCAGCGCAGGACTCtccctgtttctctttctcactgCCGCCACGTCCGACGTcagtgccaccgctgctgctcagcaacGGGGAGTAAACCCGCGGCGACGCACTGTTGCATTCGCTTCGCACAGTGTGGCCCTCTGCCGAGTGATGGACGAGCAAGCCCTCCTCGATGGCGTCGTTGAGGGTGCGCCACACGGTGGAGCGCGGTACAATGATGAAGCGATCgctcgacgacgaggacgacgaggaggaacgGCTAGGCCGATGGCTCGTACTCTTGGTGCCAGCGCCAGAGGAGATGCATGTGCGAGAATCTTGGGACGGGTGCGTGCCAGTAGACGTGGAAAGCGAGTGCGAGTTGCGAccgcgtcggcggtggtggcgcccaCGCGGTCGCCACTCGCGCGACCGTTTCGGCTTGCTCTTGAATGTGGACGCCGAAGACGATCCCGAGTCCAAAATCTGCTGCTTTGCATGCGCAAACTCCTCCTTTGTGAGCCCGCCGTTCTGGTGCAACTCGTGCAAGACTTTAATCGACTCCACAATCTCGAGTGGCCGCAGCGTGTAGGAATGTGAACTGCTCAAGCGAACCTCAGTGGAGGAGATCGGCATCGCGACTGTTGCCGAGTCCTGCGCACATGGCAGTGGTGGGACGCGGTTGGAGCCCAGCTCGCTCGACGTGCTGGGGCGTTGGGCAGAGTGTGGGGTGTGGAGGTTGGGGGTGCCAGGGTGGACCGGCTGATCTGACGGCGTCATAGTGACGCCCTCTGCAGGTAACGACGCTGGCGCCACGGTGTCTGAGGCGTTTGATGACATGAGGCCGCGCGCTGGGTGTGTTGAGTGACACGGTGatcctctctcctcgtgaGGAGCAGCCGAGGCAGCGGTATGTACGCGCAGTGTGGCGGGGCTCCCAGGCTTTCCCTGATAATGAGAGACGCGCAGGCCTccgggcagcggtggtgagtAGTAGGCAAAAGGTAGCACAAAGGAAACCGTCACGGTCTGGTCCTCTAAAGCGCGGAGCTCCGGTTACGGTGGGCGTGTTACACGGAtgtctgtgtctctcgctctgtgtgtgtgtgtgtgcgtgtgtgctgtgcaTTCGGCGAATGCCGTTCAGGAGGAAGAGTGAAAGATGGTCGCGAATGCGTAGACGAGTGCACGTCAAGGCAGGGTGGCACTGTGAGAgtgtgcgtgcacgtgcgtgaaggcgcgcacacaaacatGGAGCTACGCCCAGTCGTAAAGCTTCGGACCGGCTTGCGCGTGTCGCCTCTCGCCCACaacgagaggcagagagagagagagaagggtacAACAGTTCCCCCCCCACTGCGCGACTcacacacaggcatacaCGTGATCTCTAGCCCCACTCACTGACTTATGTGAAGTCACCCCTCGGTAGTGCTTGTCAAGCCGAAAGCTGACACACACAACATACATGAATGCATGCAGTAgagcccttctctctctctgcctctctctgcctctcgcaCTGCAGTGGCGTCAGTCAACAcgccgcgtgtgtgtctacCGTGGCACCACCTTGTTCCCTCTCTTATGGAAGGGCTACAGAAGTACGGGCCGTGAGAGGAGTGGcgtctgtatgtgtgtgctctcAGTGCAACTgcaagggagggggggggggggacgccGAAGGGAACAGCCACTGTGCCCTCTaacgaggaaaggagagTCCCAAGGGGTTGGCTTTGCAAAGCGTATGCTCCTCACTCCTCATTACATCCACGCACATCCGGAGCATTACTCGCCTTTACTGCCGCCACcagaggggtgaggggtgtAGCGGCCATCGCTATTCCTACTGACTTGACGCGAGTCCTCGCGCAATatgccaccacctccccgATGAGGTGCGGCCCCGTGGctgcggccaccaccacgaccacggcctgcaccactgccacgGCTACGCTCGAAGTGACCGCTGCCTCGCCCGGCAGCTCGCACGCCGGGCTGACGGTCATAtcgaccaccaccgccgaggctgtggcggctgccgtcgTGACTACCAGCGTAGTTGGATGACGGCAACAACGACCCCAAGAGTTGTTGCTGTGGTGATGCATCCTTGCTACTGCCTGCCCTGGAGTGCCGCTCActtccgccttctccttgACTGCGCCGACGATTCTTGTAGGAGTTTCGGTACAACCGCTTGCTGTTGTCCTCACCGCTGCGTGTCGCCTGAAAGGAGCTGTTGCTCTGGCTGCTCCGCCGTGGcgacagctgccgctgcgagTGGCGGTCGCTGGTGTGCTCGTTGTCCGCCTCGTGGCGCGGCGGGAGGCTGCTAGGAGGGCGGAAATCACCGAAGttgctggaggtggagctcTGCAACCCATCCACCGACCCTGTTCTTCTgcttgcgctgccgccgttaccattgccgttgctgttgtcgTTGTTATTCGCAGCCCCTGCGCCGCTCacggagagcagagaaaagctGCCGCTGGGCACGACGTCATCGGTGCTGAGGCGATCCATAATACGCGGGTAGTCGGCGCTCGGCGGCGCGGCAAGCGTGCGGTTGCTCTCCTGGGTTGGTTTGTTGTTGGTACCGTCGCGCTCAGTCTCATAAAAGTGCTCCGCTCGCTCCATTGTCTCGTCGGACACGATGTGCATACAAACAAACTTGCGCAGTACTCGGGCTGCGGCCGACATCGTCATGGGGCGAGGCGTGTAGCGAAGAATCTCGTAGACCTCGGTCACAATGGCGATCTCGCGCTCCGCGCGTGTGACGCCATCCACGGTGATTTGAAGGAGATCCATGTTGTCCTCCACGAGCGCATCACCGCTGGAACACAACTCCGCGATGAGAAGCGCGCTaagcacctccgccgccagcgtcgaGTCGCGACTCGTCGTCCGCGGTgacgtgcgcagctgctcgaagATGACCTCACGGGACGGCGAGCCGGTGCGGAAGGCGTGGTAGAGCCGCAACTCCAGCGAATGCTGTCGCACGTCGCTGAAGCTGGAGACGTTATCGAGCAGCGCTTGCGCTTCGCTGGGCCCCCCGGAGAGCACTAAACTGTGCAACACAAGCAGCGGGCGGTACCGCACAAAACTTTGCGCCTCTGTCGACGCTCGCCACGGAAGCTTCTCCGGGGCAACGAGCACGTGTGTCATGTACTTGCCTACTTCGACGAGGTAGTTGCGTACGGCCAGTGGCGCGGTGTACACGAGCAGCTCGAGGCCTtcgttcagcagctcctcatcgTAGACGACGCGCGCGTGGTCGGACAGGACAAGCTGCGCCCAGAACTGGAAGATGCGGAGCTCCTCATAGAGCTTACCCTCGATGGCACGCTGCAGGGCCTCCATGGCGgcctcgtgcagctgctcgcgacacaccgccaccgtctccaccacctcctcgctgctcgCGTTCGTATGCGCCGTTAGCTGCGCTACGCAGGCAACAAGGACGGCACCGGTCTGCTTg from Leishmania panamensis strain MHOM/PA/94/PSC-1 chromosome 15 sequence carries:
- the MGT1 gene encoding MGT1 magnesium transporter (TriTrypDB/GeneDB-style sysID: LpmP.15.1230), giving the protein MSSNASDTVAPASLPAEGVTMTPSDQPVHPGTPNLHTPHSAQRPSTSSELGSNRVPPLPCAQDSATVAMPISSTEVRLSSSHSYTLRPLEIVESIKVLHELHQNGGLTKEEFAHAKQQILDSGSSSASTFKSKPKRSREWRPRGRHHRRRGRNSHSLSTSTGTHPSQDSRTCISSGAGTKSTSHRPSRSSSSSSSSSDRFIIVPRSTVWRTLNDAIEEGLLVHHSAEGHTVRSECNSASPRVYSPLLSSSGGTDVGRGGSEKEKQGESCAGAHRRNGYQEIPSEDPLPSNVGSGAAVPTPALAAAPGTKDGVFVSLGSGSVGSATAATGSSVARHIASDGRDKAKYGAFLSRDDGARVVGPAPAMRTALRREDVVRIHYFNSRGGSGNHFSNVELQTSQLRDPIFVHKGQSQVIPAKLRASVSRPGHDEPTMVAMPAQDSQIFQLAEMTLEERRAWEMTTTRSSSTSRRARSSYFEQSFNWYWVDVTGRDPSRQRYNATLRYLTDRFKLCESFLVEREHTLVLPQVCESPIYPGQYLLNLRVATDKISISDDSVMELTNRWIIVVDLKQHVVITLHRVDTHGMANLRAQWKRVIENNNVSFQEFLLKIIDDAIYTYQLSLDVHTALLEKCEAKLFVEKQSVSTPAVSDHYIDKRILRHFAGSSRSPFLHRLLDEKDHSPMTKGEMNSFLHHLHRRTSVQHRMLNVTQIVLAKAFTKLRLCSREMAEQMCSSCIEISDRAMEVRDDAKTLLNLHISLQSFRTTELMAVLTRVTMLFTPVTFLAGVYGMNFQKRFPELTWEYGYPFFWLMCIILVIIMHTFFVREH